Proteins encoded within one genomic window of Micromonospora halotolerans:
- a CDS encoding helix-turn-helix transcriptional regulator: MYGRELRGLLPPFLLLLILERPGHGYDLIDRLSAMGMPDVEPGQVYRVLRGLERDRSLISVWETAGAGPARRRYELTAEGRQALRSWTVRLAQLDQVIGACLRRTAGAFAGTRVGPADRYARSGR, encoded by the coding sequence ATGTACGGACGTGAGCTGCGCGGCCTGCTACCTCCGTTTCTCCTTCTCCTGATCCTCGAGCGGCCCGGCCACGGCTACGACCTGATCGACCGGCTCAGCGCGATGGGGATGCCCGATGTGGAGCCCGGCCAGGTCTACCGGGTGCTGCGCGGCCTGGAACGCGATCGCTCGCTGATCTCCGTGTGGGAGACCGCCGGGGCGGGGCCGGCACGCCGGCGCTACGAGCTCACCGCCGAGGGGCGCCAGGCCCTCCGGTCGTGGACGGTCCGACTGGCCCAGCTCGACCAGGTCATCGGCGCCTGCCTGCGACGCACGGCAGGTGCCTTCGCTGGGACGCGGGTCGGCCCGGCCGACCGGTACGCCCGGTCCGGACGCTGA
- a CDS encoding ubiquinol-cytochrome c reductase iron-sulfur subunit, with the protein MRRPVPSPAEESASRRIVGAFLLSAAGAVGFAVTYGLGGDTRWEGVCLAVAFAGLALGLAVWARRLVPVGGYVEEHEGFPPTPAEQAMTAAEFAAPDSPTRRYGLLAALGFALTALGVAALFPLRSLLPWDRGRPLRALKDTPWGPGVRLVDDTGQPLRPDDVPAETMVAVFPEGDPDAGDAPAFAVRLDPERFSRPPAGGHLGGLAVWSTLCTHAGCPVRLYLKGTGRVLCPCHQSSFDLLAGARAVAGPAARPLPGLPIEVGPDGFLRATGDFTAPPGAGFWSRP; encoded by the coding sequence CGAGGAGTCCGCGAGCCGCCGCATCGTCGGCGCGTTTCTGCTGAGCGCCGCCGGGGCGGTCGGCTTCGCGGTGACCTACGGGCTGGGCGGCGACACCCGGTGGGAGGGGGTGTGCCTGGCGGTCGCCTTCGCCGGTCTGGCGCTGGGGCTCGCGGTCTGGGCCCGGCGGCTGGTTCCGGTCGGCGGTTACGTCGAGGAGCACGAGGGCTTCCCCCCGACCCCGGCCGAGCAGGCGATGACCGCGGCGGAGTTCGCCGCGCCGGACAGCCCGACGCGCCGGTACGGCCTGCTCGCGGCACTCGGGTTCGCGCTGACCGCCCTGGGCGTCGCCGCGCTGTTCCCGCTGCGCTCCCTGCTCCCCTGGGACCGGGGCCGCCCGCTCCGGGCCCTGAAGGACACGCCGTGGGGGCCCGGCGTACGGCTGGTCGACGACACGGGACAGCCCTTGCGGCCGGACGACGTGCCCGCCGAGACCATGGTCGCGGTCTTCCCCGAGGGAGACCCCGACGCCGGCGACGCCCCCGCGTTCGCGGTCCGCCTCGACCCGGAGCGCTTCTCCCGCCCGCCCGCCGGAGGCCACCTGGGCGGCCTAGCCGTCTGGTCGACGCTCTGCACCCACGCCGGCTGCCCGGTGCGGCTCTACCTCAAGGGCACCGGCCGGGTCCTCTGCCCCTGCCACCAGTCGTCATTCGACCTGCTGGCCGGGGCCCGGGCGGTCGCCGGTCCCGCGGCGCGGCCGCTGCCGGGACTGCCGATCGAGGTCGGCCCGGACGGCTTCCTCCGGGCCACCGGCGACTTCACCGCGCCGCCCGGCGCCGGCTTCTGGAGCCGGCCATGA
- the qcrB gene encoding cytochrome bc1 complex cytochrome b subunit, which translates to MIMNRLARALDDRLRLSPITRRALAKVFPDHWAFMLGELALYSFVALILTGVYLTFFFDASSADRVYHGSYAPLDGSTTSAAYASVVRLSWDVRAGLLIRQTHHWASLIFVAAIVLHLARIFFTGAFRKPRELNWLIGVTMLTLALANGFTGYSMPDDLLSGLGLRIITSVVESIPLVGTWLAALALGGEFPSDAMIPRMFVTHVLLVPAVLVALISLHLGIVVRQKHTQFPGPGRTEHNVVGSRLWPSYTLRSLALFAWVLAVLFALGGLAQINPVWLYGPFEPAQSTSPAQPDWYVAWGDGALRLFPPWEFRIGGYLVPAPFFPGVVLGGLAFLALYVWPFAERLGTRDRRPHHLLDRPRDHPVRIGVGVAALTFFAVLVVAAGDDVLARLLGVPVYDLLYLFRVLVLALPILTGAVAFLTARALRGGDATSLGDLTRADLRRAGRPSHRPSVRDDEPEIPAPDRPGERIELWPEGEVWRWRYRDEARRLVLTVNRVAVSEEEAVEAARLAYPGVDRVVVPGPPPPRPPGPVRAALRRWGRAAAAGSLLVAALVERRRDRRRQREGDEADPVEKVDAAPRGGEPT; encoded by the coding sequence ATGATCATGAATCGGCTGGCCCGCGCGCTGGACGACCGGCTCCGGCTCTCGCCGATCACCCGCCGGGCGCTGGCGAAGGTCTTCCCCGACCACTGGGCGTTCATGCTCGGCGAGCTGGCGCTCTACTCGTTCGTGGCGCTGATCCTCACCGGCGTCTACCTCACCTTCTTCTTCGACGCCAGCTCCGCCGACCGGGTCTACCACGGGTCGTACGCCCCACTGGACGGCAGCACCACCTCCGCCGCGTACGCCTCGGTGGTGCGGCTGAGCTGGGACGTCCGCGCCGGTCTGCTGATCCGGCAGACCCACCACTGGGCCTCGCTGATCTTCGTCGCCGCGATCGTGCTGCACCTGGCCCGGATCTTCTTCACCGGGGCGTTCCGGAAGCCGCGCGAACTCAACTGGCTGATCGGCGTCACCATGCTGACCCTCGCCCTGGCCAACGGCTTCACCGGCTACTCCATGCCCGACGACCTCCTGTCCGGACTGGGCCTGCGGATCATCACCTCGGTGGTGGAGTCGATCCCCCTGGTCGGGACCTGGCTGGCCGCGCTGGCCCTGGGCGGCGAGTTCCCCTCCGACGCGATGATCCCGCGGATGTTCGTCACCCACGTGCTGCTCGTACCGGCCGTCCTCGTCGCCCTCATCTCCCTGCACCTCGGCATCGTGGTGCGGCAGAAGCACACCCAGTTCCCGGGTCCGGGCCGGACGGAGCACAACGTGGTCGGGTCACGGCTGTGGCCGAGCTACACCCTGCGCTCGCTCGCCCTCTTCGCCTGGGTCCTGGCGGTGCTGTTCGCCCTCGGCGGCCTGGCCCAGATCAACCCGGTGTGGCTCTACGGACCGTTCGAGCCGGCCCAGTCCACCTCGCCGGCGCAACCGGACTGGTACGTCGCCTGGGGCGACGGCGCGCTGCGCCTGTTCCCGCCCTGGGAGTTCCGCATCGGTGGCTACCTGGTGCCGGCGCCGTTCTTCCCCGGCGTCGTGCTCGGCGGGCTGGCCTTCCTGGCCCTCTACGTCTGGCCGTTCGCCGAGCGGCTGGGCACGCGCGACCGCCGCCCGCACCACCTGCTCGACCGGCCCCGGGACCACCCCGTGCGGATCGGCGTCGGCGTGGCCGCCCTGACCTTCTTCGCGGTACTCGTGGTGGCCGCGGGCGACGACGTCCTGGCCCGGCTGCTCGGGGTGCCGGTCTACGACCTGCTGTACCTCTTCCGGGTCCTGGTGCTCGCCCTGCCGATCCTGACCGGCGCGGTCGCGTTCCTGACCGCCCGGGCGCTGCGCGGCGGCGACGCGACCTCGCTCGGCGACCTCACCCGGGCCGACCTGCGCCGTGCCGGCCGTCCCTCCCACCGACCCTCGGTGCGCGACGACGAACCCGAGATCCCCGCGCCGGACCGGCCGGGCGAGCGGATCGAGCTGTGGCCGGAGGGGGAGGTGTGGCGGTGGCGCTACCGCGACGAGGCCCGGCGGCTCGTGCTCACCGTCAACCGGGTCGCGGTGTCGGAGGAGGAGGCGGTCGAGGCCGCTCGGCTGGCGTACCCGGGCGTGGACCGGGTCGTGGTGCCGGGGCCGCCACCACCGCGTCCGCCCGGGCCGGTGCGGGCCGCCCTGCGCCGGTGGGGACGGGCGGCAGCCGCCGGTTCGTTGCTCGTCGCGGCGCTGGTCGAGCGCAGGCGCGACCGTCGCCGGCAGCGGGAGGGTGACGAAGCCGACCCGGTGGAGAAGGTGGACGCGGCGCCGCGCGGTGGCGAGCCGACGTGA